Proteins encoded in a region of the Zea mays cultivar B73 chromosome 2, Zm-B73-REFERENCE-NAM-5.0, whole genome shotgun sequence genome:
- the LOC100272497 gene encoding KH domain-containing protein SPIN1-like, which produces MSGLYNQGFSPARTLSPQIRSNPDADSQYLAELLAEHQKLGPFMQVLPICSRLLNQEIMRVSSMVHDHGFSDLDRRRFRSPSPMSSPIVRPNLHGNGFGPWNGMHQERLGFPPPGTSMDWQGAPPSPGSYIVKKIMRLEVPVDSYPNFNFVGRILGPRGNSLKRVESSTGCRVFIRGKGSVKDTEKEDKLKGKPGYEHLNEPLHILIEAELPANIVDTRLRQAQEVMEELLKPVDESQDLYKRQQLRELAMLNSTLREDSPHPGSVSPFSNGGMKRAKPSQ; this is translated from the exons ATGTCAGGCCTCTACAACCAGGGCTTCTCCCCTGCAAGAACCCTCTCCCCCCAGATTAGGAGCAACCCCGACGCTGATAG CCAGTACTTGGCCGAGCTTCTCGCCGAGCACCAGAAGTTGGGGCCATTCATGCAGGTGCTGCCGATATGCAGCCGGCTGCTCAACCAAG AAATCATGCGGGTGTCAAGCATGGTTCATGACCATGGATTTAGTGATCTTGACAGACGCCGGTTTAGAAGTCCTAGCCCTATGTCTTCACCGATTGTCCGGCCTAATCTACATGGAAATGGTTTTGGTCCTTGGAATGGGATGCACCAAGAG AGATTGGGCTTTCCTCCTCCTGGAACAAGTATGGACTGGCAAGGAGCACCACCGAGCCCTGGCTCTTATATTGTCAAGAAGATCATGCGCTTGGAAGTTCCCGTCGACTCTTACCCTAAT TTCAACTTTGTGGGACGCATTCTAGGGCCAAGGGGTAATTCTCTAAAGCGAGTTGAATCATCAACTGGCTGCCGTGTTTTTATTAGAGGGAAGGGTTCCGTCAAAGATACAGAAAAG GAGGACAAACTTAAAGGAAAACCTGGGTATGAACATCTGAACGAGCCACTGCATATATTAATCGAGGCTGAGTTACCAGCGAACATTGTTGATACAAGACTGAGACAGGCACAAGAAGTCATGGAGGAATTGCTAAAGCCAGTG GACGAGTCACAAGATTTGTACAAGAGGCAACAGCTGAGGGAGTTGGCTATGCTAAACTCTACTCTGAGAGAAGACAGTCCTCACCCTGGAAGTGTCTCCCCTTTCAGCAACGGCGGCATGAAGCGCGCAAAACCAAGCCAGTAG
- the LOC103647213 gene encoding protein FAR1-RELATED SEQUENCE 5 — translation MGKAIPNVFTESYHGLCTFHIMQNVVKHLSPVKGQEKESHILSDFSACMYRYEDKIEFEEAFDSMRSKVHKQTWLDSIYKVKEKWAECYMRDVFSLGVRSTQLSESFNSSLKNHLKSDFDIVRFLKHFERTVEETRARELEAEFEARKKLPRRRMCTPMLIQASDVYTPVIFEAFQVEYERSMAACTTVLDGDNKYTVTIGNLSGDLSFEEERIVTANPFNQTTDCSCQMFNRTRILCAHGLKVLDLMNIKMLPTHYVLKRWTREACSGSILDRQGREVVENPKLEAQLRLRSLSHKFLNMAYKAAISLECCLLIDNALDLLGPQVEDKLNAPSSVANEKPCNDQENISPNMQQRDDLLGTAQLKKKEVQLKGSKRKKSWIEKLRKGKRKATKSAVPTKKGAKKEDGAPPHVQVENNSSNKEANVDLHEYRVIGDFTRLLTSMASHDENFYDEDLF, via the exons ATGGGAAAGGCTATACCCAATGTGTTCACGGAATCATATCATGGATTGTGCACCTTTCACATCATGCAAAATGTTGTCAAACACTTATCTCCAGTGAAGGGCCAAGAGAAAGAATCTCATATTCTCTCTGATTTTAGTGCTTGCATGTATCGCTATGAGGACAAAATAGAATTTGAAGAAGCATTTGACAGCATGAGATCTAAAGTGCATAAGCAAACTTGGCTAGATAGTATATACAAGGTGAAAGAAAAATGGGCTGAATGCTATATGAGAGATGTCTTTAGTTTGGGAGTGAGAAGTACACAACTAAGTGAGAGCTTCAACAGTTCATTGAAGAACCATTTGAAATCAGATTTTGATATTGTCCGTTTTTTGAAGCATTTTGAGAGGACAGTTGAAGAAACAAGAGCTAGAGAACTAGAGGCtgaatttgaggcaaggaagaAGCTACCAAGAAGGCGGATGTGCACACCTATGCTAATTCAAGCAAGCGATGTTTACACTCCAGTTATTTTTGAAGCTTTCCAAGTTGAGTATGAAAGATCCATGGCTGCATGCACTACAGTGTTGGATGGAGATAACAAATATACTGTCACTATTGGTAATTTAAGTGGTGATTTAAGTTTTGAAGAGGAGCGCATAGTGACAGCTAATCCTTTCAACCAAACAACTGATTGTAGTTGTCAAATGTTTAATAGGACGAGGATATTATGTGCACATGGTCTGAAAGTGCTTGATTTGATGAATATAAAAATGTTACCCACACATTATGTCCTAAAAAGATGGACTAGAGAAGCATGCAGTGGAAGCATACTGGATAGACAAGGAAGGGAAGTGGTGGAAAATCCAAAGTTGGAGGCTCAACTTAGGCTCAGATCTTTGTCTCATAAATTTCTCAACATGGCATATAAAGCAGCCATTTCTCTAGAGTGTTGTTTGCTAATAGACAATGCACTTGATCTCCTTGGTCCACAAGTAGAGGATAAACTCAATGCACCATCTAGTGTTGCCAATGAAAAACCATGTAATGACCaagaaaatattagcccaaacATGCAACAAAGAGATGACTTGCTCGGCACTGCACAACTTAAGAAAAAAGAGGTTCAGTTGAAAGGCTCAAAGAGAAAGAAAAGTTGGATTGAGAAGTTACGCAAAGGGAAGCGCAAGGCGACTAAATCTGCTGTACCAACAAAAAAGGGAGCAAAG AAAGAAGATGGTGCACCACCACATGTACAAGTGGAGAATAACAGCAGCAACAAAGAAGCAAATGTGGACCTCCATGAGTACAGGGTCATTGGTGATTTTACCAGGCTCCTAACATCTATGGCTAGTCATGATGAAAATTTTTATGATGAAGATCTGTTCTAG